From Eriocheir sinensis breed Jianghai 21 chromosome 37, ASM2467909v1, whole genome shotgun sequence, one genomic window encodes:
- the LOC127008111 gene encoding probable 18S rRNA (guanine-N(7))-methyltransferase → MSSKRPEHQAPPEVYYGVDEARKYTQNSRIIEVQEKCTERALELLALPPDTPGLLLDIGCGSGLSGEAITENGHYWVGMDISPSMLDVALEREVEGDMLLADMGSGMPFRPGMFDGAISISAVQWLCYADSATHRPAKRLYKLFMTLFASLARGSRAVFQFYPENDAQVELVVSQAMRAGFTGGLVVDYPNSSKAKKIYLVLMTGGGPLPSGLQGEEAGGTQALYQRRERMKQVRGSRQPKRAWIMQKKERRRKQGREVRPNSKYTGRKRAERF, encoded by the exons ATGTCCAGCAAGCGGCCCGAGCACCAGGCGCCTCCAGAAGTG TATTATGGTGTGGATGAAGCAAGAAAATACACCCAAAA TTCACGTATAATTGAAGTGCAGGAGAAATGCACAGAGCGAGCTTTAGAGCTGCTGGCTCTGCCCCCTGACACCCCCGGCCTGCTGCTGGACATTGGCTGTGGCTCAGGCCTGTCTGGGGAGGCCATCACAGAGAACGGACACTACTGGGTGGGCATGGACATCTCCCCCTCCATGCTGG ATGTGGCTCTTGAGCGTGAGGTGGAGGGGGACATGCTTCTTGCAGACATGGGTAGTGGTATGCCCTTCCGCCCTGGCATGTTTGATGGCGCAATCAGCATCTCGGCGGTACAGTGGTTGTGTTACGCTGACTCAGCCACCCACAGGCCAGCCAAGCGGCTCTATAAACTCTTCATGACTCTCTTTGCCAGCCTG GCACGAGGCAGCCGGGCAGTTTTCCAGTTCTACCCCGAGAATGACGCACAGGTGGAGCTAGTGGTGTCCCAGGCCATGCGGGCGGGCTTCACTGGCGGCCTGGTGGTGGACTACCCCAACTCCTCCAAG GCTAAGAAGATTTACCTGGTGTTGATGACGGGGGGTGGACCCTTGCCCAGTGGCCTGCagggggaggaggcaggtggtACTCAGGCCCTATATCAGCGCAG GGAGCGCATGAAGCAGGTGCGGGGGTCTCGGCAGCCCAAGCGAGCGTGGATCATGCAGAAGAAGGAGCGGCGGCGCAAGCAGGGGCGTGAGGTGCGGCCCAACTCAAAGTACACAGGTCGCAAAAGGGCAGAGAGGTTCTAG